The Haliotis asinina isolate JCU_RB_2024 chromosome 2, JCU_Hal_asi_v2, whole genome shotgun sequence genomic interval CACGAGTGACACGTGGACGGGCATGACCCAACAGAAGCTTGAAGTTACATCTCTGTCAGCTGCACATAAGGCTAAATGATCCCATCCCTGCATCGATTCCTTAAAGGGGTCAGCCGAATGTGGTTCTCTAGCTGATGTAACGTCTCGCGTGGACAGCCGGTCCGAGGCAATTAAAGCTCTCGTGTtcccattattttcaaaacgaCTCCATTAGAGATAAAATCGTGTTTCAGTGTACATCAAAATCCCTAGGCACTTCATTCAGGGCCATTCCAGTCTCTGTTTACCCACGGTGCGGAGACGCTGATTTTCTGTAAGCCGTGGCATGACGTACGTGCAGTTTACGTTGAAATTAACACGTTTCCCACAACATTCAGAGGCAAGAGAATAATGAACCTTTCTTCAGTTTTCAACAGGTGTGTGAACTTCAGATGtccaaaaacatgcaaaaagttaGGACGTTCATTGTGCACAATGTAACCAGCTTAGCACAGCGGTATCTGAACAAGTTCGGCTATTTCCGTCACGGAGAGAGGCGAAGTTGGTAAAATGGAGAGttattgtgacgtcattattCGACGTCTCGCTACATATGACGTCAGACTAACTGTACCGTTCAATTTCGAGGGAAGTGTAGAAAGGGATGTATGTGAACTGACTGCTACGTCCATCTGTGGTAAGAGTGAAATCTCCTCTCTAAAAGAAACCATACGTATcaaacaatatatgtatatcaaaACCTGCATATCCAAATTAATCCTTAAGTTTAGTCATATATGCTTTATAATAACAATTATGTATCAGAACCGTTATTGTACATTCTGGTATGTTCCAAAGCCGAACATATGTTACAGTCCAAGGTAAGACTACAGAGTACCGGATAGCTTCCGCTATCTTTGACAGCAAACGAGTCCACTTTCGTTaagggttagggtaaggtttagagTTAAGTTTAGGgtagggtttagggttagggttaagttTAAGTTTAGGGGCAAGATTACAGAATAGCGGACACCTGCTGAATTTTTTGAAAGCAAGCGAGTTAACATTTGGTTGGGGTTAGGGTGACGTGACACTAGGTATTCTGTATTTATTCTGTAACTGTACCGGTTTAGAGTTAGGGTAAGGTTTAAGGTTAGCGTTAGGGTTTAGGGTTACGTGACACTAAACAATATGGCTGGTAGGTATCCGGTAGTCTGTAGGTGTACCTTTTCTTCAGATGCCTGCATCCCGAAATCGTTTCGTGTCGCTCTTTGACTGGACTCTATGGGAGACAGGGGCGATTTATCCGAGAGCCATGACGACCAGCTCCACCAGGTGCCAGAGCTTGTCACGGACTTCGTGGAGATGTACATTGGAGAAGCAGACCCCCAAGACCAACCACAAGAGACACCAGACACGAGGCATGCTGAAGACACAGGTGCCGCGACGCCCGTCTCCGATCATCATAACCAGTCGTTGAGCTCCACAGCTGAAGGTGATACCAATTTTTCGGATGCTAAGGAATCGTTCTCTGAAACATGCCAGGCTATATTTGGGTGTGGACCTTCCTCTCTCCCCGGTTCGCTCGCAGGCAGTCCTTCCTGTGTGCCTGGATCGCTTACTGGTGGTCCTTCCTGTGTCCCCAGATCGCTCGCAGACAGGCTTTCAATCCTCCCAGGATCGCTCCCCGACAACCCCTCATTCCTCCCAGAATCACCTACCAACAATCCTTCATTCCTCCTTGGATTGCCCTCCGACATGCCTTCAACTCTCCCAGGACCGCTCGCTAACAACCCTTCAATCCTTCCTGCACCGCCTGCAGACAGTCCTTCAATCCACGCAGGACCGCCCGTCAACAATCTTTCAACCCTCCCAGGACCGCCCGCCGACAATCTTTCAACCCTCCCTGGACCGCTTGCCAAAACGACTTCAGTTCTCCCTAGACCGCCCACAGACAAGCCTTTAATTCTCCCTGGATCACTTCCCATCAATCCTTCCGATGTACCCAGATCTCTCGCCAACATTCCTTCAACACTCCTCGGACTGCAAGCGGACAGGCCAGTCTATGTTCCCGGATCGCACGCTGACAATCCTTTCTATCTTCCAGGTCCGCGCGCCCTAAGTCCTTCCTCTCATCATAGTTCCCTCTCCGACACTTCTTCCTCCACCTTCTCCTCTTCTCCCGCCTCTCCCTCGTGGTCATATGGGTCCAGTTCCTCCGGCTGCAGTCCGGTGTCCGACGTGGACAACTCCGACACCAACCAACTAGACGTCTCCAGTAGCAGCCAAAGCTCATCCAGTTCAAGTGATTCCGAAGATCATGTATCCCGATATACGGCACGTACGATTCAGTACAAGACTGTAGCTGATCAATCGGACCTGAAAGGCCAGGTTTTGAATTACTTTGAACAAAAGTTTGTTTCTCCTAAGAACGAAATCCGGGATGTCCAACCTTGCCCCACCTTTAACCAGACTAGTAGCTTCACAGCCGCTTGTGTTTCTCCAGATGGCAATTATACCAATGAATTGAAATCCCCTTTATGTTATAAAGACGTTCGACCAAAGGAAACAACGTCAGTTCTACCCACCAGTGCTAACATGTCGCATTCCACACCAACAGACCATGAACCACTAAGAGTTGTGCCCCTTGAAAATGAACCGGAAAAACGACTCCTTTGTGACTTTGGTACTCCCGTTTCTGAAAGGGGAAGTCACGATAGTTTCGGGTTGGAAACTGTACATGAAGTCAGTTCACGACCGGATGTAAAAAACAATGTAGGTGATAAAGAGATATCAATCACCATGAAACAAAACGATGAACGTACATCACCGAAACGTCATTTTCCGCAAACgaagtttgaaaacatttcaagatGGAAAAGAGGCGATAACGTTAAAGATTTTGAAAGAATGTTTCCAATTCCAAGATTGACAAGAAGAAACAAATGCTCTTCTGGAGTATTTGTGTCTCCGGGTAGCGTCGGTGCAAGACATTTCAAACGGTTGAGTGATGAGTTCACGGGGTCGGAAAGCGCCATTGGCGCTCTTTGTGTGCCCTCGAAGAAGATGAAGACAGACACTCCCGCCAAGAGTCGCACCAGAAAGAGGCTGGGAAAGTGATTGAAATGAGTCCTTGTAGAACAACATCACAAACGTGTGGTCTGAATGTGAGAGACAGTGCCCCTATGACACGCTTTGATAGTATGCTTTTTGATAAAGCTAATATACTCATGCTTTATGGTCCAGCAATAGCCCAACAAGtgaagtgagtatagttttacgccgcatttagcaatgttccagcaatatcacagcgagggatgggcttcacacattgtacccacgtgggaaatcgagcccgtgtcttcggcgtgacgagcgaatgctttaaccaacaGGCTGTCCATCCGCACCTGATAGGGCAATCAAGTGACAATATTGCCCATATGATGCCATAGGACATTGCTGAGGCACAGTTGCAGACAAGACAGAATATACAACAATATTGTAGACACAGAAAGTTATGTAACAAATATAGCGCGCTATCTCCATGTATCATGTAATATATTAACTACACCGAACTGTTACAGTTTAAGTTCGAAGATGCATGCATTAACGTCATATAATACTTTCCGAGGATCAGTCTAATGCAGGAAACAAAAAACCCATGGTGTCAGTGAACATAAGTTGCGATCCTCGttcagggctaactgacgcggtGCGTCATGCACTCAACGGTAAGTGCTGAATGTTTCAACTGAATCGCCAATGGGTTACCAGATAACTTCATCTATTCAAACTGTTTCCTTGTCCATTTCTAAATCAAAAGTTGGATATGTCCTAATGACAGACACTGCCCACCTTAATCATCAGCCACCTTAATCTcgaaatgtatataattttgattcgAACAAGCAACTGTATTAAACTGAAAATGAGGACATCTAGACTTGCTGCGTCTGGAGTTTGTGCTTTGCACAAACGTTTGGGCAGaagggacaataatgtggttcatggacttTGAGGCAGACCAGCAAAAGTTGCTTTCTGAAAGGAGAGTCTAAGGAAACATTAGTGCAGTGTTATAGAGTGGGAgtcaaggttaaccttagtataaaggttgctttgtgaaaggagtccCAGTTCAATAACTCTGAACAGCTAGTTAAGGTCTGGTTTATGTCTGTTTTGGGTATGTGGACCTCTTTGTGCAGAATGCAATGACTGATGCGTAAAAGAGCGGCGCATTGTTGACTGCACTgaacttggttgatgcatgccaGAGATGGTGTTAATCGATGATATTGCCTTCAATCTcgggactgtctggtccaagctatattgtttatttacaggGTGTCCTCATATAGTTGTATCAGTGCTGAGTGTGGTTGTGTGGTGTTAGACAACAGATGATTGATGGTTACTTGCAGCAGGTGCTCTGGCACATTGTATTTCACGTATGCaggtcttggttgacacgtcaccgtATCCTaactacgtagatcgatgcctgtcatatagctagaatattgccgagtgcggcgtaaaacagaaCTCACTCACCTCATGTCATAGAATGGATGATGTACTGTCCAGGTATGCAATTGCATCATTTCTGGGAGAAATAAAAGTTTAATCTTCCCTGTCTGCCAAGTTGTCGCTAACCTTGACCTTCAGGTTCTTGTTACATGAACCCTCTTGGGTTGTACTCTACAGTTTACAATTTTGTACTTTGTtgtataaatttgaaaaaaaatctgcATTGCTCTTGCAGTACCATTGCAGCTCTTGCAAATTAACTATTAAGACGGGTAGATATATAAATAAGCTAAAGATTCCCAGATTAATTATGTCGTGTTTTAGGGTgcttacattgtaaatgaataTAATTTTCTCTTCAAATGTTCATCTACGTGTATCATTTATTTCTGTGAACTACTATACTGATTCATTGTTACGCAAATTTAATACTTTGATGTCTGTAACAATTCCACTGGGCTACGAAATCTAGCTATGCATCTGTGTAATGCGAATGAGCCTCATCTGTTGGCTGTATGACATAATTGTACTACAGGTGATGGCCTACACTCACCACTCACAaaactgtcaacaggtgagtaATCAATGTAATGTTAAGTTCTTCAGCCATGGCCTTTTTGAACaactataaacaaacaaatccttGCCAATTCAAGGAATTCAATTTCAATCACAAGCAAATTGCAAACCCTTGGAAATCTTCAATCTGGTGCCCGTTTCATGAAGCGATCATAGAGCTGACTCTTGATCATAGGCTGACTGCTGTAActttgtaagtctatgttaaagtatgggagttacaatcaccttggCACTACAAATGCCTTGTGAAACCTGGACAACAATGACAGACTGTGATGTACTGAGACAGGCAATAATAAACTGTACATCACAGCACTTCATAACAAGTCGAAGTAGCGGGTATTAAAGTTGACTTTGTCCTACTTTCTAAGAGTTTCACAGGTGAATGGCAATGTCAACATCAAGTCAACTTGACATGGCGATaccatttgtaaatatttcaatatcaattCCTAATTTATCAAAAGAGTATTTTCCTTTTCTGAAAGAAGAAAACTCAACACTTTCTGGACATGGCCTGATCAATCTTGTGAAAAAGCTTTGGTAGGTTGattggtttgttatttaacatagcactcagcaatattccaactatatggcataAGTCTTTAAATAAACAAGTTTGGTCGAGGCTATCCAGTGATAAGCTACACAAGTATCAGTCTACATAACTAAGATACGATAATGTGTGTCAATCAGGTCaggaagcctgaccatccaatcatgagtcacaaatgacaaacatgggttgctgaagaccaattccttGATCCTCACTGGTCTGAAGCTGTTTAGTTTTCAGACGTGATTTCAGGTTAATCATTTGCCTCTAGAATTTCattgatatttatttgtttttacttAGTTTACAGATACAAGGATGCAGTAGTACATAACATGATAGACACTACCTAGCTCAACATGAATTGGTTTAagcatgtttcaaacactaGCTATCAGTAAATGTAATACAGATCAATAATTGTGAACAAAATGTTGACCgattattgataaatattaGAGAAGTATCTCTGAGCAAAAACCACAAAAATGTCTGCAAGAAACGTACTTCACACCAGTAGTGAGTGGTGATACTGgtatacatggaacaccaccaaaCCAGCTGAACTAAATTTAGAAGTAGCCCATGCATAAGGGTGTAACTTTCTGTACTGTGGGAGTAAATTAAAATCTATTTCACCGCAATAGTTTGCTAATATCGATGGGATGTTTCATACTGATATTCATTTATCATCATGACAGTCAAGAAGTTTCCATGTGATTTCCTGTAAATATGCACATcacaatatgtattttttatgtctTAAGTATTGTGATACATGTCGTATCTTGACTTTGCACTGTTGTTTCACCCCTAAAAATATACTACTGAAACCATCTCACCATTTATATGTTTCActctgtttgttgttgttgatattgaacgctgcactcagcaatattctactcAGCAATACTGCAGTTTTTTGGAACCAAACaaatgcatgagcatcgatctatgcaaatgggataaatcatatgtgtaaaccaagtctaACCTCTGGCTTTCTTCCCTGACAAAAATGCTTGGCAAAGAATTATTTAAAAACGTAACAAGCCATAGGGAGATGTAGACTTGAAATAATAAAGCTGTATGGTCCTTGAAATTATAATGTATTACTTAAGAATTTATCCCTTTTCTCCTTATACATGATCCAACAAATGAGCATGATGATGAAGAGATTAATATCTTGTGGTCAAACATAGTAAAACCAATGTCAGATGAAACACCAAATTGGTCACTATTAACCATCCAGTTCAGCTGATGTTAGAGTAGTCTTCCCTTGGTCATATTAGCGCAGTTATTATGGGGTGGACAGCGCTTGTATGCAGTAGTTTTTAACTTTTGTGAACCATTGCAAAAGGGAATTTTGAGATCAAATACAAGTACACTTTCAAGAAGATCGTACTCTTCCAATCACTGGGACagaaatgcaatatttttttaGGGTGTAATTGGGCAAGCAGAAATCTGATGCCCTGAAATAGCATGATCTGAAAAGAGTGCTGCAGTTCAATGGTCACAACCCATGGGTGTCAAAGCCTTTAAGGTTTTCTGCTCGAGGTTATAAACTTCTCATATCAATATATATTAGCAATGGTCATGACAAAGCCGGTGACTTTCAGGCTAGTTTCAAACACTGCATATTGTCGCATAAGCTGCTTGGGTGGCTCATTCCAGACCAAGTCATTGTAAACTAACAAAACAATGCATTCACTATACACAGTGGAGATAGTGGTAGTAATTATGGATGTCACATCAAATTACAGAAATTTATACTTTTTAAGCCTATTCTAGGAGTCTGGTCCCACTTGTCACATTAATCTGTGGTTCCTGTTTGAACAAAAGTATTTACAGTTTCTTTCAGTTTTATACAGTTCCAGCTTCTATCTACCTtccctcgtccctccctccCCTTGCAAAGAGCACTGGACAccacaatatttacattttctgtAAGTTACCGCaacatttacattttctgtaatttttCTACAGTACAAGCCGGACCCCAAAAAGCACTGTAAACagtgttttgttaaaaaaaaaaaaaaattgtataaTCCTGCTTGTGTAAAAGGACAAACACCATTTGATCATACTTCCTTGACACAACTGGGAAGTCTTAGCAAATGATTTTGATTGCGGACTCATCCATAAGGGACTATTAATCTTCCCATGGATTCATGTCTGTATCGATTGCTATACAGTTATATGCAGCATAACGTAGCTTCTCCTCTGCCAACTTGGCATTAGAGTAGTAGGGAAGATATAACATGTTAGCACATGTGGAAGATTCCGGCAGAGAGTCAATAGCGTCCCCTTTTCCTGAAGATATGTACAGTGGAGCTGGGAGTCGTCGGCGACCAGTCACAAAGCGAAGGAACCGACTACGATCCTCGTTTGTAAACTTCTTCAATGCTTCCCAGAGGTACTTCACTCTAATGTCAGTCTCCTCCATGTCGTCATAGTGGGTGGCCCTTTTAAGAGCCTCAATGGTGATCTCCGGGTCTCCACACACACGCGTTTCTAGTTCCTGCCATGGAAGAAGGTCAAGGACAGCCTTTggaatggtcttcagcaaccctctCTGGAGTGCCCGGATCTGTTGGTCACTTTCTGCCATTCGGATCTTCTGAACTTCTCTGCAGTATTCATCCCTGTCCTCATATTTCAGTGACAGGGCATTTCCATCTGAGTCAACCTTGAGGCTGACGCTTGTGCCATCGCTCAGTGTGAGGCTCCATTGTCTCTCAAGGGCAGAGAATGTCTGTTCATCCATGGTCTTAATGGTGTTGATAACCTTCACTTCAGATGCATCCACAGTCTGAAAGTCATTTACCCAAGTGACATTTTCTCCTACCAGCTTCTTCCAAACAAAGGCAGAGAGTGAGAGAATCAGGCTTTCACGTCCACGGAAGCAAGCTCCCATAATCTGGCCAAGCCACTCATACTTTTCAAACTCCTGACATTGTGGGTTTGGAATGTAAACATCACAAGAGACACTAGCATCTTCTTGGGTTTGGTTCGGTGCTCGGATGAAGAATGGCAGGGAGACTGGTCCATCTTTGGATGTTGGGCACAGCTCTTCCGCTAGGTCAGACAGGCTGTCCCTGAATCCACCCCCTTGATCAATGATCCCTTCTGACAAGAACTTACACTCCCACCATTGGTCATGACGAGCAGACCATCTATAATCCAGAGGATCAGACGAGCGCTCTCGTGGCTTAAGCCCTTCATACAATTGCATGAACACTGAATTTTTGTAGTCAGTATCTAGATGAGGTTCACATCTGTGTTCCATAGCTGCTCTTCGGTTCACATACACAACTGGCTTCTCTGGTGGTTCTGTAGCTGATGTCTTAAGGAAGGTGTCTATCAGAGACAGGCGCTTCTTTGACAGGGGAAGAAGCTGTCTCACAATTTCCAGAGAGTTGTACGATCCTATTGAAAACTGCCAAGATGGTACCAGATGCTGAAGAACACTGTCAAGGATTGTAATGAATCTCTGAAGGCAAATGGATCTTCTGTACAGTTGATCAGAATTGTATGATTCAAGAAGAGGAAATCTCACAAGATTCTCCCTACCAAAGAAATCTCTGTCAAATCCAAGGGAACGTTCTTCAGTAGATACCAACTTGATTGCACGAATTCTGGTGTCTATTCCACCAGTCTTGCATTCCTTGATCCTGATCATGATGATGGGATAATGTTCTGTCATGGTGCCCAGCAGAGCAACATCCTGTTGATCGCTCACAGTATTCTCAATATTTACTGTATTGAGAATCTTCAGATTATCTTGTTCTCCACCTTGAATTACAAGTCGTGATGGCAGATAATTATCATCAGACCCATCAACAGTGATGCTTAATTTTTTAATTATGGTTCCTTTCTTCATCCGCAGCTGTATCCAGTGTTGCCCTTGGTTACCATCACTTTCCCAAAATGTGTCCGCATCCCCATCCGTCAGATTCAGTGGTCCATCTTCATCACAGTAAGAAGATACATCTATGGACTCAACATAGCTTTTCATGCTACCTAGTTGGTCATTTTCACAGGGGAGATGTTGTGACATGAAGCTGACAAGAGACTCATCATGTTCCAGAGTCCAACCTGGTGGAAGAGCTTGCAGTCTGGCTACAGCGTCACGGTCTGGTTCTGTAACTGTCTTGCTGCAAGCTGGAAACTGCAGCATGTACTGTTGCTCAACCACTTCCTGCCAAGTTGAAACATTTATTTCAGGTTTTACTTGGTCTGCACCTGACGATCCCTGGGTCGGGGTAGAGGGGGCTGGTACAACCGTGGGTGCGTCTTCTGTTGAACTTCGACTGCTGAACAGCAGGAGCCACATATCAGTGTCAAACACCTCAGCTTCTGAGCTAGGTGAAGCTTgaatttttttcacttttaacCATTTACCTTGAGAATCGCACAGTTCCTCACCACTGACGTATAAGCGAGATTCTGGTGTGCACGAGAATTGACGGGTTTTCTTGGTGCCCTCttctgtcagtgtcagtgatgtctTGTGTGGTGAATAGTATACAAGCTCAGCCGGGACGTAACACAAACTCTCAGGGAGACATTTCCTTGTATTAAAACAGTCGATGCATTCTTGCAGACATCGTATTCTTGCCAAGCGGCGTCTCGCCTGAGGTATTAGCATTTTCGTTTATCGCGTCAGGCGCCCAAAACACCTCTGTACGTAAACGCCTTGCGTGAATACTCACAGTCAACCACTTCCGTGTAAACATGCGTATTACAAGCAGGGAAGGTAACCCACACAATGCCCGTCATACTCTCAAAAAGATATATCTATACGTTGTTCCCGAGAGCAATTTGTCAAGATTTCGCTCCACCATATATCCATATCATAAATTCAGCCTTCTTTaatattttttcttctttatCTTTTGTGCCAAACTCTATTTCTGCAAAGGTGAATTCTCGACTTTATATATTTTAGTGGTATGATACAAACACTGTAAAGAGTTACTACCCTTGGTGCAGCCCTTTACTTCCGGTTGAAATAATACACATAATATTTGCAGACGATGGAAATAATTGTTCAAAGATGATCGTTGCTTCTGCGAGAGAtcggtgcataactgacatatGTTTGATTGTCCAATTTCATTCAGGTACAaatacagtatatatgtttcagaaGACAGATGATAAAATACTTCCAGCATTCTGCATGACCTAGTAAGGGCGAAGAGCAGTGAGTTTCAGCCATAAGTGTAGATGATACCTTTGAGGTCATTGAAGGAATTGTTTGCAAGTATCTGTAACTACAAGAAGTGATTTTGAATATTTcggaaatgttttgttttgtcaatcattAGTGCAACATCCACACGTGATAACATAAGTTATCTCATGTATACCATGGTTATGACATAACTGTTTAGAAAGAAACGACCAAATCAAATGTGTAGCAAAGTCATAGATGTGTTGTTGGTAGAGTGATTAATATTCTTTGTCTCTCTGGATCCATGAAATTGTTCTTTCTGCTCCCATTATCTACATTTGTGTGTACTGGACACATATTTGCCTGTTGTGTAAAAACCTGAATAGTCACCATAAAAATGGACAAACCAACTTAGAGTTGATTGTCAAGTGTTCTGTTTCACTATTACATGTTATTTGGAAGGATTGTATTTGATATAGCCCATCTACATTTACATTAGAATCACCCTTGCTTTATTATCAGCAGCAGTAGACTTCCATGTCCAAGGTGTTGAAGAATAATATTTCTGTAATCTGTTATTCTGTGGAATGCTCAGTCCAGTTGGTTAGTTATGCATATGATATAATTATTTATGTGTGCCCCTGTATCAGTGTTGCTTTTGTTGCTTTACCTCAAAATGTGAGCAGCACATCTTGCAATCCATCATAATTCATCAACTTGTACGGTAATATTGATATGAAAATAGTATATATTCAtactaaatgtttttttttgtgacaGCTGTATCAAAACACTGTTGATAGTGTATTTGATGCATTaaacattttccatttccagTTATGAAGAGTGGATTTATGCAAGAGCTTATGAAAGAGCTAATTCGTTGTTGTGCATTTATCACCTTAATAGCAACATAATGAGTAATGTCGAAGCAAAGCTTCCTTCTTCCACATATTCAGTTAATACACCGTTTCAGAGCACCAATTAAAATTCAGCACTGCAACTTCTTGTGGCGATAGTCCCTGTCACAAGTTATAAATGTCACTGAGACAAGCAACCAATTTGTGTGAGTATCCATCAGATACAAATCAACGACCTTCTGATTGTTATCCTGACAACTTACTGACTGAACTATGTCCACACTGTTCCTTTTGGTGTTAATTTATCTAGTCATGCCCGAGGGTtagtgaaatgaatgaaaagggTCAAATAGGTCACTGACAATTACAAAGGTTACTGGCAAAGGTGATGTCTCATGATTTTATTCTTCTGGCACTTTACAAATGATCTCGATGCCATTTGGCACTATTGTCACATTCGGTAATCTACAAGATAACGAGCAGTACATAAATGGCATGCTTTTACAAACATCATTAGGTGATTTTTGTGGcagaaaagtgttgtagggaTTACTGTTATGCTAATACGGATCATTCTGATGAATGAGGAAGACTTATGAGCAGTTGTGGTGATACCACAAGGGTGAGTCAgctttcaaatcattgctaaaTAAGTGTGAAAAAGGCTTAAATGCAATTTCCAGGACAGTTTCTGTTTGTCTAAATTTTCGATATTAAACCATtaccagagctccagataatttttcaagcagctgagtatttactcccatgtctgtttatgtatgagtaattgcattgtTTGAGGAGTAATTAGcagtttaaagaattgagtacttttacaca includes:
- the LOC137273450 gene encoding E3 ubiquitin-protein ligase HECTD3-like, whose product is MLIPQARRRLARIRCLQECIDCFNTRKCLPESLCYVPAELVYYSPHKTSLTLTEEGTKKTRQFSCTPESRLYVSGEELCDSQGKWLKVKKIQASPSSEAEVFDTDMWLLLFSSRSSTEDAPTVVPAPSTPTQGSSGADQVKPEINVSTWQEVVEQQYMLQFPACSKTVTEPDRDAVARLQALPPGWTLEHDESLVSFMSQHLPCENDQLGSMKSYVESIDVSSYCDEDGPLNLTDGDADTFWESDGNQGQHWIQLRMKKGTIIKKLSITVDGSDDNYLPSRLVIQGGEQDNLKILNTVNIENTVSDQQDVALLGTMTEHYPIIMIRIKECKTGGIDTRIRAIKLVSTEERSLGFDRDFFGRENLVRFPLLESYNSDQLYRRSICLQRFITILDSVLQHLVPSWQFSIGSYNSLEIVRQLLPLSKKRLSLIDTFLKTSATEPPEKPVVYVNRRAAMEHRCEPHLDTDYKNSVFMQLYEGLKPRERSSDPLDYRWSARHDQWWECKFLSEGIIDQGGGFRDSLSDLAEELCPTSKDGPVSLPFFIRAPNQTQEDASVSCDVYIPNPQCQEFEKYEWLGQIMGACFRGRESLILSLSAFVWKKLVGENVTWVNDFQTVDASEVKVINTIKTMDEQTFSALERQWSLTLSDGTSVSLKVDSDGNALSLKYEDRDEYCREVQKIRMAESDQQIRALQRGLLKTIPKAVLDLLPWQELETRVCGDPEITIEALKRATHYDDMEETDIRVKYLWEALKKFTNEDRSRFLRFVTGRRRLPAPLYISSGKGDAIDSLPESSTCANMLYLPYYSNAKLAEEKLRYAAYNCIAIDTDMNPWED
- the LOC137271673 gene encoding uncharacterized protein; protein product: MGDRGDLSESHDDQLHQVPELVTDFVEMYIGEADPQDQPQETPDTRHAEDTGAATPVSDHHNQSLSSTAEGDTNFSDAKESFSETCQAIFGCGPSSLPGSLAGSPSCVPGSLTGGPSCVPRSLADRLSILPGSLPDNPSFLPESPTNNPSFLLGLPSDMPSTLPGPLANNPSILPAPPADSPSIHAGPPVNNLSTLPGPPADNLSTLPGPLAKTTSVLPRPPTDKPLILPGSLPINPSDVPRSLANIPSTLLGLQADRPVYVPGSHADNPFYLPGPRALSPSSHHSSLSDTSSSTFSSSPASPSWSYGSSSSGCSPVSDVDNSDTNQLDVSSSSQSSSSSSDSEDHVSRYTARTIQYKTVADQSDLKGQVLNYFEQKFVSPKNEIRDVQPCPTFNQTSSFTAACVSPDGNYTNELKSPLCYKDVRPKETTSVLPTSANMSHSTPTDHEPLRVVPLENEPEKRLLCDFGTPVSERGSHDSFGLETVHEVSSRPDVKNNVGDKEISITMKQNDERTSPKRHFPQTKFENISRWKRGDNVKDFERMFPIPRLTRRNKCSSGVFVSPGSVGARHFKRLSDEFTGSESAIGALCVPSKKMKTDTPAKSRTRKRLGK